Proteins found in one Arachis stenosperma cultivar V10309 chromosome 8, arast.V10309.gnm1.PFL2, whole genome shotgun sequence genomic segment:
- the LOC130943937 gene encoding calcium-binding protein CML37-like, with protein sequence MGRDMKYERVLRYFDEDGDGKVSPSELKQRVSKMGGEILLKEVEMVIEELDSDGDGLLSMEDFVALMEGGGEEEKIKDLKKAFEMYDTEGCGFITPKSLRKMFKKMGEKKSIDECKVMINQFDLNGDGVLSFEEFRIMMQ encoded by the coding sequence ATGGGAAGGGACATGAAATATGAGCGTGTTCTTAGATATTTTGATGAAGACGGCGACGGGAAGGTTTCGCCGTCGGAGCTAAAGCAGAGGGTAAGCAAGATGGGAGGAGAGATATTGTTGAAGGAAGTGGAAATGGTGATTGAGGAGTTGGATTCGGACGGCGATGGATTGCTGAGTATGGAGGACTTTGTTGCTTTGATGGAAGGTGgtggagaagaagagaagatcAAGGACTTGAAGAAAGCATTTGAGATGTATGATACTGAAGGGTGTGGATTCATAACACCTAAAAGCTTGAGGAAGATGTTCAAGAAAATGGGTGAGAAAAAGTCCATTGATGAATGCAAGGTTATGATTAATCAGTTTGATTTGAATGGAGATGGTGTGCTTAGCTTTGAAGAATTCAGAATAATGATGCAGTGA